CAAGCAGAGGTGGTTTTTGATGGTGGTAGAAGACCCATGTTCTCCGAGCCACTGCTTCCCCTCGACTTTCTATCCCATAAGCTAGGTGCCGAGCACCACATCGAGATCGCGATCGCGGAAGCTGTGGCAGACGTGAggatggggagagagagaggagaggaagaagatagATAAGCGATGAGGTATTTTTGGGTCTTACCTCTACTCTGATGGTATACGTAGCACTCTTCCACGTATAAACCTTGAGGAATAAGTTTCTTCTCAATCAATCTTTATATGAAATGAGGATAAGAATAGAAAGATCCTAGATTGTTTGTACCTACAAACAATACTCTCGTCTCCCTTTTTTTTGGCCCAGTTAATTGAGAACAAAAATCGAGATCCTGTTGACACCGTGGAGGGCATTCGACGGCTCTCGTGAGGACGAGCTTCCGAATCTACGTCCGATTGCTTGGTCGATAAAATTCACCGGCAAGGCAGCTGAAACCATGGAGTAATGGTAATGTTGTCGACTTCGTTACTTCAATTTAAAGTGAAAGGGGATGATGGGATCGGGTTTGTCCGTACtccctttattttttattttttctaacggAGGCAATAAATATAGTTGACTCATTTGTGATTTCATTGAAGAGTAGCTCTGCAGAAAAGGGAAAGAGcctaaaacaaaaaacaaaaagcaaaaaTAATACTGATAAATAAGAATGCAGCAATAAATGATGGATGAAATGAAATCTGAAACAACGATTGGACGGGAACATATTTTAAACTCCTTTTCGGTCTTTCACTCGGGCACATGCCTGTCTCCTTTCTCTCGTCCTCCCTCCAACGTGGTGAGACCACGCCGGTTCGCTCTCCATGcatcccccccccccccatcGAGATGGGAAGTAGGAGGCATCAGCATGCACGGCCGGCTTTGCAGCCGAGCGGACCGGCAAAGCGCGTGAGCCTTCTCACCCATGTCCCTGGTTTCGCCCTGATGAAGTCCTTCCTATGGAACGTCCTTGTGTTTGGAGTACCAGACTCGCGGAAGAAGGCTCCGTTCTGCATCAAGTCACCCTCGGATCTCCACGTCCACTGCTTCCAGACATCCTCCGTCGCATAGTCCCTCTTGGTGACCTACAACACCACCCAATTACATCAGCTCAGCCGCTctctcattcattcattcattcttaTTTTTATCCTGGGTGTGTGGTGTACGTCTCATTAATTATGTGCGAAAGATGAGAGGATCCGAGAGACTGTTCGTTGGTGGTCTTTTACCTCCTTGGCAAATCTCAGAGGAGGAGCGATGAACCGGTTCCCTTGGCTGATGATGGTAGGGTGCTTGCTACCACCGATGGCATACATCATCCAGTGGGTGTAGTCATTGTTGACGACGTGGAAGAACCCCCAGCGGCACCTGCTCCATAAATTTATGTATTAATTAGATTCGACTCGCACACATTTAACCTCAACCTTACCAAAGGATTAATTCGCAAGCAAATCCGAATTGGAGACTTAATTGGGTCCCCACCCCACCTTGGCATCCTCTGCACAAGGCCTTTCCCGAAATGGTTGAAGGCAACGGTGGCCTGCATTATCGAGTCATTCTCGTTGGAATCGCTGGCACCGAACAGCAACACCTGAACGAAGGAACGGCAGGCCGGTGCTGATGATTAATTAATTAAACCACTATTAAGGATGACAACATATATAACAAGCGTGCGTGCGTACGTCGTTGTGGTGGGTGAAGTGGCAGTTGGAGATGGTGATGGCAGTGGATCCCTCGATGGCATCGATGAGGCCGTCAGCACAGTTCCTCATGGAGCAGTGATCGATCCAGACGTCGCTGGAGCCGTAGATGGAGATGCCATCACCATCGCTCTTGGTCCTGAGGCCGAAGTGGTGGAGGGAGTCCCTGATCATGCCGCCGTTGCTGGGTTTGATGTCATGGATGTGGAGGCCATGGATGATGACGTTGTTCACGAACTGGATGGTAATCTGGGCGCCGTAGGCGATGTGGACGTTGGCCCCGCGGGCGTCGATGGTCTTGTTGCTGTTGATCATGAGCTCCTCCGAGAGCCTGATGATCATGTCGCGAGCGAAGACGATCCAGAGGGGTCGGTCCTGGATGACGCCCCACC
The sequence above is a segment of the Elaeis guineensis isolate ETL-2024a chromosome 7, EG11, whole genome shotgun sequence genome. Coding sequences within it:
- the LOC105047925 gene encoding pectate lyase codes for the protein MEGVRTKPSFFLCSLIFLASAALSGADIPELDDHWQKKAEEALARSRAAYHPDPEAVTNHFNKAVHLALAEARNSTRRSLRAVGVKKFKGKCVATNPIDRCWRCQKNWIKHRKKLATCGKGFGRHATGGKAGDFYVVTDPSDDDLVNPKFGTLRWGVIQDRPLWIVFARDMIIRLSEELMINSNKTIDARGANVHIAYGAQITIQFVNNVIIHGLHIHDIKPSNGGMIRDSLHHFGLRTKSDGDGISIYGSSDVWIDHCSMRNCADGLIDAIEGSTAITISNCHFTHHNDVLLFGASDSNENDSIMQATVAFNHFGKGLVQRMPRCRWGFFHVVNNDYTHWMMYAIGGSKHPTIISQGNRFIAPPLRFAKEVTKRDYATEDVWKQWTWRSEGDLMQNGAFFRESGTPNTRTFHRKDFIRAKPGTWVRRLTRFAGPLGCKAGRAC